The following coding sequences are from one Microbulbifer sp. TB1203 window:
- a CDS encoding urease accessory UreF family protein: protein MAITTTDASLLRLLQLSSASLPVGGYAFSQGLEYAVDAGWVRSAEETREWLELQLRHGLAHVDCPLLLRCYEALEEGAMDRLRYWNRYALACRETRELLLTDTATGNALMRLLAQLEVPDPLAETEVSFVTAFALAARHWQIDKNAALAGLVWSWLENQVAAATKLVPLGQTQAQRLLGEIQLQVPAAIECARSLDDSELGSGLPALAIASARHEHMYTRLFRS, encoded by the coding sequence ATGGCCATCACCACCACTGACGCGAGCCTGTTGCGGCTGCTGCAGCTCTCCAGTGCCAGTTTGCCGGTGGGAGGCTACGCCTTCTCCCAGGGGCTGGAATACGCTGTCGATGCCGGCTGGGTGCGCAGCGCGGAGGAAACCCGCGAATGGCTGGAACTGCAGTTGCGACACGGCCTGGCGCACGTGGACTGCCCGCTGTTGCTGCGCTGCTACGAGGCGCTGGAAGAGGGGGCGATGGACAGGCTGCGCTACTGGAACCGCTACGCGCTGGCGTGCCGGGAAACCCGGGAACTGCTGCTGACCGATACCGCTACCGGCAACGCCCTGATGCGCCTGCTGGCGCAGCTGGAAGTTCCCGATCCGCTGGCGGAGACGGAGGTAAGTTTCGTTACCGCGTTTGCGCTGGCTGCCCGCCACTGGCAGATCGACAAAAATGCGGCGCTGGCTGGTCTGGTGTGGTCCTGGCTGGAAAACCAGGTCGCCGCGGCTACCAAGCTGGTCCCGCTGGGCCAGACTCAGGCCCAAAGGCTGCTGGGTGAAATACAGCTGCAGGTGCCCGCTGCGATCGAATGCGCGCGTAGTCTGGATGACAGCGAACTGGGCAGTGGACTGCCGGCACTGGCCATCGCCAGTGCGCGACACGAACACATGTACACCCGGTTGTTTCGATCCTGA
- the ureC gene encoding urease subunit alpha yields MSRMDRHSYAQMFGPTTGDRVRLGDTELWLQVEKDFTRYGDEVKFGGGKVIRDGMGQSQLGSEETADLVITNALILDHWGVVKADVGIKAGRIAGIGKAGNPDVQDGVDIVIGPGTEVIAGEGSILTAGGIDAHIHFICPQQVEEALMSGVTTMIGGGTGPATGTNATTCTPGPWNIGKMLQATDSLPMNFGFLGKGNASLPASLEEQLQAGACGLKLHEDWGTTPASIDNCLSVAERYDVQVAIHTDTLNESGFVDDTLEAFKGRAIHTYHTEGAGGGHAPDIIKACASPNVLPSSTNPTRPYTLNTVDEHLDMLMVCHHLDTSIPEDIAFADSRIRKETIAAEDILHDLGAFSMIASDSQAMGRVGEVITRTWQTAHKMKVQRGCLPEDARGATEGADNFRARRYVAKYTINPAITHGIAHEVGSIEVGKLADLVLWKPAFFAIKPSLILKGGMIAAAPMGDPNASIPTPQPVHYRLMFGALGIAATKTSVTFTSRAALDAGIGEALGLHRRLVACRNTRAITKRDMLLNDWLPEITVDPQTYEVRANGELLTCEPASELPLAQRYCLF; encoded by the coding sequence GTGAGTCGCATGGACAGGCACAGTTACGCGCAGATGTTCGGGCCCACCACCGGTGACCGGGTGCGCCTGGGGGATACCGAACTCTGGCTGCAGGTGGAGAAAGACTTCACCCGCTACGGGGACGAGGTCAAATTCGGCGGCGGCAAGGTGATCCGCGACGGTATGGGGCAGAGCCAGCTGGGCTCTGAAGAGACCGCGGACCTGGTGATTACCAATGCGCTGATCCTGGATCACTGGGGCGTGGTCAAGGCCGACGTCGGCATCAAGGCGGGCCGCATCGCCGGCATCGGCAAGGCCGGCAATCCGGACGTGCAGGACGGTGTGGACATCGTCATCGGCCCGGGCACGGAAGTGATTGCCGGGGAGGGTTCCATACTCACCGCCGGCGGCATTGATGCGCATATCCACTTCATCTGCCCGCAACAGGTGGAAGAGGCGCTGATGTCCGGCGTCACCACCATGATCGGCGGCGGCACCGGGCCGGCCACGGGCACCAATGCCACCACCTGCACGCCGGGGCCCTGGAATATCGGCAAAATGCTGCAGGCCACCGACAGCCTGCCCATGAATTTCGGCTTTCTCGGCAAGGGCAACGCCAGTTTGCCGGCTTCACTGGAAGAGCAGCTGCAGGCGGGTGCCTGCGGGCTCAAGCTGCACGAGGACTGGGGCACCACGCCGGCCTCGATCGACAACTGCCTGAGCGTGGCCGAGCGCTACGACGTACAGGTGGCGATCCACACCGATACATTGAACGAGTCCGGTTTTGTCGACGATACCCTGGAAGCCTTCAAGGGCCGCGCCATTCACACTTACCACACCGAGGGCGCCGGCGGCGGCCATGCGCCGGATATCATCAAGGCCTGTGCCTCGCCCAACGTATTGCCGTCGTCCACCAACCCGACGCGGCCCTACACACTCAATACGGTCGATGAACACCTCGACATGCTGATGGTGTGTCACCACCTGGATACCAGTATTCCGGAGGACATCGCCTTTGCCGATTCCCGTATCCGCAAGGAGACCATCGCCGCGGAGGACATACTGCACGACCTCGGCGCCTTCAGCATGATCGCGTCCGATTCCCAGGCCATGGGGCGGGTGGGGGAGGTGATCACCCGCACCTGGCAGACGGCGCACAAAATGAAAGTGCAGCGCGGCTGCCTGCCCGAAGATGCGCGGGGCGCGACCGAAGGCGCGGACAACTTCCGCGCGCGGCGCTACGTGGCCAAGTACACCATCAACCCCGCCATCACCCACGGTATCGCCCACGAGGTCGGCTCCATCGAAGTGGGCAAACTTGCGGACCTGGTACTGTGGAAACCGGCTTTTTTTGCCATCAAGCCGTCGCTGATCCTCAAGGGCGGCATGATCGCCGCGGCGCCCATGGGCGACCCCAATGCCTCGATTCCCACACCGCAGCCGGTGCACTACCGGCTCATGTTCGGCGCCCTGGGGATTGCCGCGACCAAGACTTCCGTGACCTTCACCTCCCGGGCCGCGCTGGACGCTGGCATCGGCGAGGCCCTCGGCCTGCATCGCCGCCTGGTTGCCTGCCGGAACACCCGCGCAATCACCAAGCGCGACATGCTGCTGAACGACTGGCTGCCGGAAATTACCGTGGACCCGCAGACCTACGAGGTGCGCGCCAATGGTGAACTGCTCACCTGTGAGCCCGCCAGCGAACTGCCACTGGCGCAGCGCTACTGCCTGTTCTGA
- a CDS encoding restriction endonuclease, with protein sequence MSREFQDVDISPEQFELQVREWLQNAGNNLAGFSVTHLERLKGDSGEYEIDVHVEFSVFEQAIVKVLIECKKYKSPVKRDVIMVLESKIRDSNAHKGMVFSTSGFQSGAIEYASRRGIATIGVQHGHTNYFTKSLGALPASPPPWVETSDYIGWFIRQNEPGVQNFSLVETGRTEAIHEWLNENA encoded by the coding sequence ATGAGTAGAGAATTTCAAGACGTTGACATTTCTCCTGAGCAGTTTGAACTGCAGGTAAGAGAATGGTTACAGAACGCTGGCAATAATCTGGCTGGCTTTTCCGTGACTCACCTTGAACGCTTAAAAGGAGACAGTGGTGAGTACGAGATCGACGTACATGTAGAATTCTCAGTATTTGAGCAGGCAATTGTCAAAGTCCTCATTGAATGCAAAAAGTACAAGAGTCCGGTGAAACGCGATGTCATTATGGTGCTGGAATCAAAAATTAGAGACTCGAATGCTCATAAGGGTATGGTGTTCTCTACCTCTGGATTCCAAAGCGGTGCAATTGAATATGCATCAAGGCGAGGTATAGCCACTATTGGCGTGCAGCATGGGCATACAAACTACTTCACAAAGTCTTTAGGCGCCCTGCCTGCGAGCCCTCCTCCTTGGGTTGAAACGTCAGATTACATTGGTTGGTTCATTCGGCAAAATGAGCCAGGCGTCCAAAATTTCAGTCTCGTGGAAACAGGCAGGACCGAGGCAATCCATGAATGGTTAAACGAAAATGCATAA
- a CDS encoding type II toxin-antitoxin system YafO family toxin has translation MEVKVFVSPLLRETCETDRLSTLIRDFKKYKIEGIKPEIFGRDVPYEFPASVAQADMHHIHVKDKTSRKWHIQKLDFYKTSDTALIYCKGFMHINYYCLLGFLVEAHETYKSNPMYLLSLAEDAERFRSKF, from the coding sequence ATGGAGGTTAAGGTATTCGTAAGTCCTCTTCTCAGGGAAACATGCGAAACGGATAGGCTTTCAACGCTTATCCGTGATTTCAAAAAGTACAAAATTGAGGGGATAAAACCGGAAATATTTGGTAGAGATGTCCCATATGAATTTCCGGCTTCAGTCGCTCAGGCAGATATGCATCATATTCATGTTAAGGATAAAACATCGAGAAAATGGCATATTCAAAAGTTGGATTTTTATAAAACGAGCGATACTGCGCTGATATATTGTAAGGGGTTTATGCATATCAACTACTATTGCTTATTGGGATTTTTGGTGGAAGCTCATGAAACATACAAAAGTAATCCAATGTATCTTCTAAGTTTGGCAGAAGACGCGGAAAGGTTTAGGTCAAAATTTTAA
- the ureE gene encoding urease accessory protein UreE → MNTMLEIYQRLDTQTPPTIDARVVLDHLQRDKGRLRAQSSEGQEVRIFLERGKPLQVGEVLRSACGRHVLVEGAKEAVTTARSDDWLTFSRACYHLGNRHVKLQVGERWLRIKPDHVLEEMLALLGLSLTREEDVFVPESGAYSHGHHHH, encoded by the coding sequence ATGAACACCATGCTGGAAATTTACCAACGCCTCGACACGCAAACGCCCCCAACCATCGACGCGCGCGTGGTGCTGGATCACCTGCAGCGCGACAAGGGCCGGCTGCGGGCGCAGTCGAGCGAGGGGCAGGAAGTGCGGATATTCCTCGAGCGGGGTAAGCCGCTACAGGTGGGCGAGGTACTGCGCAGCGCCTGCGGCAGGCACGTCCTGGTGGAGGGAGCGAAAGAGGCGGTGACCACCGCCCGCAGCGACGACTGGCTGACCTTCAGCCGCGCCTGCTACCACCTGGGTAACCGCCACGTGAAACTGCAGGTGGGCGAGCGCTGGCTGCGCATCAAGCCGGATCATGTGCTCGAGGAAATGCTCGCGCTGTTGGGGCTCAGCCTGACCCGCGAAGAAGATGTTTTTGTCCCGGAGTCCGGCGCCTACAGTCATGGCCATCACCACCACTGA
- a CDS encoding urease subunit gamma, translating to MELLPREKDKLLVFTAALLAERRLARGLKLNYPEAVALITMEIIEGARDGKTVAELMSYGREILRADQVMDGVSELIHEVQVEATFRDGTKLVTVHNPIT from the coding sequence ATGGAATTACTGCCGAGAGAGAAAGACAAGCTGCTGGTATTTACCGCGGCGCTGTTGGCTGAGCGCCGCCTCGCGCGCGGGCTCAAATTGAATTATCCGGAAGCGGTGGCGCTGATCACCATGGAAATTATCGAGGGCGCCCGCGACGGCAAAACGGTGGCGGAACTGATGAGTTACGGCCGGGAAATCCTGCGCGCAGACCAGGTCATGGACGGCGTCAGTGAGCTGATTCACGAGGTACAGGTGGAAGCCACATTCCGCGACGGCACCAAGCTCGTCACAGTGCACAACCCGATTACCTGA
- the ureG gene encoding urease accessory protein UreG — MNQANRQTLRVGVGGPVGSGKTALLRELCRALRDHYDIAVVTNDIYTQEDAQFLTRHQALSADRIIGVETGGCPHTAIREDASMNLAAIDELVARHGNLDVVFVESGGDNLSATFSPELSDLTIYVIDVSAGDKIPRKGGPGITRSDLLIINKTDLAPLVEASLEVMDRDAKKMRGERPFVFSNLKAGEGLRDIIQFIVREGMLDDKPAMTA, encoded by the coding sequence ATGAATCAGGCCAACAGGCAAACCCTGCGGGTCGGCGTCGGCGGACCGGTGGGCTCGGGTAAGACCGCGCTGCTGCGGGAGCTATGCCGGGCCCTGCGCGACCACTACGACATCGCCGTGGTGACCAACGATATCTATACCCAGGAGGATGCCCAGTTTCTCACCCGTCACCAAGCGCTCAGCGCCGACCGCATTATCGGCGTGGAAACCGGGGGCTGTCCGCACACGGCGATCCGCGAGGACGCATCCATGAACCTGGCGGCCATCGACGAGTTGGTGGCCCGTCACGGCAATCTGGATGTGGTGTTCGTGGAGAGCGGTGGCGACAACCTGAGCGCAACCTTCAGCCCGGAACTGTCTGACCTCACCATTTACGTCATCGACGTATCCGCCGGTGACAAGATCCCGCGCAAGGGTGGGCCGGGTATTACCCGTTCCGATCTGCTGATTATCAACAAGACTGACCTGGCGCCACTGGTAGAAGCCTCACTGGAAGTCATGGACCGGGACGCGAAGAAAATGCGCGGCGAACGGCCCTTCGTATTCTCGAATCTCAAGGCGGGAGAGGGGTTGCGGGACATTATCCAGTTTATTGTCCGCGAGGGCATGCTGGACGATAAACCGGCAATGACGGCTTAG
- a CDS encoding urease accessory protein UreD — MDNRWYAGLDLRFQESGGRCRLAHSRHRGPLYVQKPFYPEGRDLAHVYLLHPPGGLVSGDQLDIRVEAETGARALVTTTGAGRVYRARGDGLKQCQEVRLRLAAGSSLEWLPLENIVYPGADARLDMLVELAEGSRFACWEITSLGLPACGETFSAGALSQRLEIRRDGLPLFVERLDLNGILDQNGALDQNGSGADLLSAAAGLRGFPVTGLLVMGPFAQVPDESVLAQCRTLLRESAADCLAAITVVGEFQVVRCLGRCAFAMRQLLARIWALLRPPLLGRDACPPRIWST, encoded by the coding sequence GTGGACAATCGCTGGTACGCGGGGCTGGATCTCAGGTTCCAGGAATCCGGTGGCCGCTGTCGGCTCGCGCACAGCCGCCATCGCGGCCCGCTGTATGTGCAGAAGCCGTTTTACCCCGAGGGTCGCGACCTGGCACATGTCTACCTGCTGCACCCGCCGGGGGGGCTGGTTTCCGGGGACCAGTTGGATATCCGGGTGGAGGCGGAAACCGGTGCGCGGGCATTGGTGACCACCACCGGCGCGGGGCGTGTGTACCGGGCCCGCGGCGACGGATTGAAGCAGTGCCAGGAGGTCCGCTTGCGGCTCGCGGCGGGCAGCTCGCTGGAATGGCTGCCGCTGGAAAATATTGTCTATCCGGGTGCCGATGCGCGCCTGGACATGCTGGTGGAACTCGCGGAGGGAAGTCGCTTTGCCTGCTGGGAGATCACGTCGTTGGGTTTGCCGGCCTGCGGGGAGACTTTCAGTGCCGGTGCGCTGTCGCAGCGGCTGGAAATCCGCCGCGACGGGCTGCCGTTGTTTGTGGAGCGCCTCGACCTGAACGGCATCCTTGACCAGAACGGCGCTCTTGACCAGAACGGCTCAGGGGCGGACCTGCTATCGGCGGCGGCCGGATTGCGCGGCTTTCCCGTCACCGGCCTGTTAGTAATGGGCCCCTTCGCCCAGGTGCCGGACGAATCTGTGCTGGCGCAGTGCCGCACCCTTCTGCGGGAAAGCGCAGCGGATTGTCTGGCGGCGATCACAGTGGTGGGGGAATTCCAGGTGGTGCGCTGCCTCGGCCGCTGCGCCTTTGCGATGCGGCAGCTGTTGGCGCGGATCTGGGCGCTGTTGCGGCCCCCGTTGCTGGGGCGCGACGCCTGCCCGCCGCGTATCTGGTCGACCTGA
- a CDS encoding urease subunit beta, translating to MIPGEIQVADGDIELNPGRATVTLRVENTGDRPVQVGSHYHFYEVNPALRFEREKARGFRLNIASGTAVRFEPGQGREVELVAYAGARRVYGFRAEVMGPLDENAEVQPS from the coding sequence GTGATTCCAGGGGAAATACAAGTCGCCGACGGCGACATCGAACTCAATCCGGGGCGCGCGACCGTGACCCTGAGAGTGGAAAACACCGGCGACCGCCCGGTGCAGGTGGGCTCCCACTACCACTTCTACGAGGTGAATCCGGCGCTCAGGTTCGAGCGGGAAAAAGCCCGTGGTTTCCGCCTGAATATCGCCTCCGGCACGGCGGTGCGTTTCGAACCGGGGCAGGGGCGCGAGGTGGAATTGGTCGCCTACGCCGGCGCGCGCCGGGTCTACGGCTTCCGCGCCGAAGTCATGGGGCCGTTGGATGAAAATGCGGAGGTACAGCCGTCGTGA